Proteins from one Peromyscus eremicus unplaced genomic scaffold, PerEre_H2_v1 PerEre#2#chr22_unloc_1, whole genome shotgun sequence genomic window:
- the LOC131900511 gene encoding adenylate kinase isoenzyme 1-like isoform X1, with protein MGLCESTLPQMGRALRPQEKDVLKSPLIIFVVGGPGCGKGTQCRNMASKYGFCHVGLGQLLREEAQRRTQRGRQIRDIMQQGRLVPTGLILDMISDNLLSRPESRGFLIDGFPRELEQAKEFERIVGRAPNIVMGFDCSMETMVRRVLRRGQVERRADDSEPAIRKRLETHYTLCEPVLTFYQQKNLLRNILAEEAPESIFAKCCSVIDSLQ; from the exons ATGGGTCTGTGCGAGTCCACGCTGCCCCAGATGGGCAGAGCTTTGAGGCCCCAGGAGAAGG ATGTCCTGAAGTCCCCCCTGATCATCTTCGTGGTGGGCGGCCCTGGCTGTGGGAAAGGGACCCAATGCAGAAACATGGCCAGCAAGTACGGCTTCTGCCACGTGGGGCTGGGCCAGCTGCTGCGGGAGGAGGCTCAGAGGAGGACCCAGCGGGGCCGACAGATCCGGGACATCATGCAGCAGGGACGCCTAGTGCCCACG ggtCTCATTCTGGACATGATCAGTGACAACCTGCTGTCCCGTCCGGAGAGCCGCGGCTTCCTCATCGATGGCTTCCCCAGAGAGCTGGAACAGGCCAAAGAGTTTGAGCGGATT GTGGGCAGGGCCCCCAACATCGTCATGGGGTTTGACTGCTCCATGGAAACAATGGTGCGGAGAGTTCTGCGCCGTGGACAGGTGGAGCGCCGGGCGGACGATTCGGAGCCGGCCATCCGCAAGCGTCTGGAGACACACTACACCCTGTGTGAGCCTGTCCTGACCTTCTACCAGCAAAAGAACCTTCTGCGAAAC ATCTTGGCTGAAGAAGCCCCCGAGAGCATTTTTGCCAAGTGCTGCTCAGTCATTGACAGTCTGCAGTGA
- the LOC131900511 gene encoding adenylate kinase isoenzyme 1-like isoform X2 — protein MASKYGFCHVGLGQLLREEAQRRTQRGRQIRDIMQQGRLVPTGLILDMISDNLLSRPESRGFLIDGFPRELEQAKEFERIVGRAPNIVMGFDCSMETMVRRVLRRGQVERRADDSEPAIRKRLETHYTLCEPVLTFYQQKNLLRNILAEEAPESIFAKCCSVIDSLQ, from the exons ATGGCCAGCAAGTACGGCTTCTGCCACGTGGGGCTGGGCCAGCTGCTGCGGGAGGAGGCTCAGAGGAGGACCCAGCGGGGCCGACAGATCCGGGACATCATGCAGCAGGGACGCCTAGTGCCCACG ggtCTCATTCTGGACATGATCAGTGACAACCTGCTGTCCCGTCCGGAGAGCCGCGGCTTCCTCATCGATGGCTTCCCCAGAGAGCTGGAACAGGCCAAAGAGTTTGAGCGGATT GTGGGCAGGGCCCCCAACATCGTCATGGGGTTTGACTGCTCCATGGAAACAATGGTGCGGAGAGTTCTGCGCCGTGGACAGGTGGAGCGCCGGGCGGACGATTCGGAGCCGGCCATCCGCAAGCGTCTGGAGACACACTACACCCTGTGTGAGCCTGTCCTGACCTTCTACCAGCAAAAGAACCTTCTGCGAAAC ATCTTGGCTGAAGAAGCCCCCGAGAGCATTTTTGCCAAGTGCTGCTCAGTCATTGACAGTCTGCAGTGA